The sequence AATCTGGCGATGTATTCCCCCACTTGCGGCCGCTGACGCGTGGCTTCTGGCGTCCAGCCCGGCTCGCGGATATCCGCGGCGTCCAGCCCGGCCAAGGCAAGACAGATGCCCAGGTTCACGTAGGGCAATGCCCCGCGTATGGAGTAGCCGCCTTCAAGTACGGCGATATGCGGTTGCAGGGCCGCATTGAGCGCCGCGTAGCCCTGCGCCGAAAGCTTCATGTTGGCAAGGGGGTCAGTGAAGTGATTGTCCTGCCCGGCGGAATTGATGATCAGGTCAGGCTTGAAATCTTCCAGAATGGGCAACACCGCATGTTCTATGGCGTACAGATAGCCCTCGTCCGAGGTTTCGGGCGGCAGAGGGATGTTGATGGTGCGCCCAAGCGCGCCGGGACCGCCGCATTCCTGCGGGAAACCCGATCCGGGGTACAGGGTGCGCCCGTCCTGATGCAGGGAAATGAACAGGGTATGCGGGTCGTTCCAGAAAATATCCTGGCTGCCGTCGCCGTGGTGCACGTCCGTATCCACAATGGCGATACGCAGGGGGCGGCCGTCGGGGCGTGGATAATGATCGCGGATATACTCCACCATGACGGCTTCGTTATTGATATTGCAGAAGCCTCGGTTGCCATGCACCACACGCATGGCATGGTGGCCCGGGGGCCGCACCAGTGCAAAGGCCCGCTGTTCGCGCCCCTCAAACACCAGCCGGGCCGCGCGGATGGCCCCGCCCGCCGAAGCCAGATGTGAATCCGTGCTCACCGCCGCAGCCGAAGGCAGGCAGAAGTGCGCGCGCTCAAGCTGGGCATGCGTGGCAAAGGCGGGGCGGTATTCCGTAATGCCGGGGATGTCGAACAGCCCTTCTTCAAGCAGCTGGTCGCGTGTATAGAGCAGACGCTCTTCCCGTTCCGGGTGTGTTGCAGAAATGGCCCAGTCAAAGGCAGGGAAAAACACCACGCCAAGACTGCGGGCCGCCACCATGGGTGGCAGTGTTTTTTCAGTCATCACCTTCGCCAAGTTCTTCAAAAATATCTGCCCCGTAACGGGCATACGTCACCATACGGCCCATGTGCGCAAGGCCCATGCCGTAGGCCAGATTGCTTTCGGCCACGGCCATAAAAAGCACGCCTTCAGTATCGTGCAGGGCAAAAAAGCCGCCAGCACCGCCATCCTTGCGAAAAACGGCGCAGTGCAGCAAACCGGGATCGCCTATGACGTTGATAAGGGTGTAGCCCTTGGGCGGCTGACCCGGCAGATAGGCAAGTTCCTTGCCTTCACGGGGGGCAAAACGCACGCCCGCGCCTTCAACTTCAACTGTATAACATTCGTACATATATTCTCCTTGGTGGCGCCTGGAACACGCCAAAAGCCTGCATGGCAGGCTGAACCGGCAAAATTGCAAAGGCCCGGAAAGCGGCTCTCGCCGCAAAAAACTATTCCAATCCCCAACCGCGCTGCCGCAAGTGGGACTCAATGGCGGAACGGCACTGCAAAACCACGTCTTCCGGCGGCTGCGAGGCGTCAATGATGGCAAAGCGCTCGGGTTCTTCCTCGGCCAGAACCCTGTAGCCCTGACGCACCCGCTCATGAAAATCAAGGCTCTCCGCGTCAAAACGGCCTTCTGAAACCACCAGACCTTCCAGTCTGTTCCGCTCGCCAGCGCGCATGAGGCCGCAACGCACCGGCAGATCCAGCAGCAGGGTCAGCTCCGGTTGCAGACCACCCGTGGCCGCCTGATTGAGCCGTTGCAGATATTCCGTATCAAGCCCGCGTCCGTGCCCCTGATAGGCCAGCGTGGAATCGGTGTAACGGTCGCACAGTACGGTCTGCCCTGCTTCCAGCGCAGGCCGGATGATCTCCGCCACGTGTTGCGCCCTGTCGGCAAGAAACAGAAAAAGCTCCGCCCTGCTGGAGAGTTCGCGCGTGCGGGCATCAAGCAGTATGGAGCGCAGGCTGCGCCCAAGTGCACAGCCCCCCGGCTCACGCGTACACAGGGGGTCGTGGCCGTTTTCCTGCAAAAAACCCGCAAGATAGTTGATGGCCGTGGACTTGCCCGCGCCTTCTATACCTTCAAAAGAGATAAACATTCTTCTTTCACCGCTTTTTTGCGGGTTGCAGGGGCGGCTTTGTCCGGCGTACGCGCGGCCCGGTGCACGGGTCGCCCCAGCGTAGCCTGCCAGGGTGTCCAGGCCTCGCCTTCGCCCTCTATCTGGGCAAACAGGCCACGGCACTGGGCCATCTTGGCGTCCAGGTTGTCGGCATAGTGCAGGGCCATGGCTTCCGGCGTATGCGGCACGCGCACCGCACCGAACTCCAGCTCGCCATGGTGGCTCAAGATCAGGTGTTTCAGATGCCGCTGCAACGGCTCTTCCAGACCGGATTTAGCCAGGTACGGCTCCAGCATTTCAATGCCCAGCATGAGGTGCCCCAGCAGGCGGCCCTCATCAGTGTAGTCATTGGCGATACCGCCAGAAAATTCGCGCAGTTTGCCAATATCGTGAAACAGCGCTCCCGCAAGAAAAGTCTGCCGGTCAAGTTCCGGATAATGGTCGGCAATGCGCCGACAGAGCTTGAATACGCTCAGGGTATGTTCAAGCAGCCCGCCCACATAGGCGTGGTGCACCCCCTTGGCCGCCGGGCAGACCCTAAAGGCGGCGCGCATCTCGTCATTGTTAAAAAATCCCTGCACCAGCTTGCGCCAGGGCGCGTGGACAAATTCCTTTTTGATGAGGTCAAGCAGTTCATCCAGCATTTCATCCAGCGGAAAGGGGCTGGCGGGCATAAGGGCCGCATGGTCCACAGCAGCGCATTCCTCATCGGAAAGAAAGCGCATCTGCTCCACCGTGAGCTGCACCTGATCGCGGTACAGCCCCGCGCGCCCTTCGGCCCACACAAGGGTCCCCGCCGCGATTTCGCTGAACTCCGCGCTCAGCGGATGCCATATCTTGGCTTCAAGGCTGCCGCTGGCATCAGCCAGGGTAAGCCGCCAGTACGGGCCGTTGCGCGACTGTCCCTGCGCCGCCTGCGTAACCACGAATATGCCGCGCGCCTCCGAGGCGGGGCCAATCTCTTTGACGTAACAACCTTTTTCCATATATCGTTCCAGCGGCGCGCCTCTGCGCCGGGCATATGCAGTTTTCCACGCGGGCATGGCCCCTGACGCGGAACTTCCAAAAATGGCAGGGCCGCGCAAAACACTGAAACCACGCGGGCCTTAGGCCGAATTTCCCTTCTTTCCGAGGTATTGTCAAATGGACGTTCTTCTGACCAACGATGATGGCATCCGCGCACGCGGCCTGCGCGCGCTTTACGCCGCCCTGCTTGAAGCAGGGCATACCGTGCATGTGGTGGCCCCCATGACCCAGCAATCTGGCGTGGGCCACTCGCTGACCGTATTTGAACCTGTACGCGCCATGGATTTTGAAGAACCCAACTTCAAGGGTCTGGGTATTTACGGCACACCCACGGACTGCGTCAAACTGGCCCTCGGGCAACTCCTGCCCAAAAAGCCCGACATGGTCATTTCGGGCATCAACGCCGGGCCCAACGTTGGCCCGGACATTCTGTATTCCGGCACGGTGGGCGCTGCCACGGAGGCGGCCCACGAAGATCTGCCGAGCATCGCTGTTTCGCACGACTGCTACAAGGTCAAAAACGGCGACCTTCTGCCGCAGGCCCGACATCTGGTGGCGCTGGCCGAGCGCATCGACTGGTCGCAGCTGGGCCGCCGCAGGGTGGTCAACGTCAACTATCCTGCCTGCCCGCTGGACGAGGTCAAAGGCCTGCGCGTCTGCCCGCAAACCAGCGCCGTGTGGGTAAACACCTACTCGGAGCGCCTTGACCCGCGCGGCGCGCCCTACTGGTGGCTTGAGGGCGAAATCCCTGCGGAAACCATTGAACCAGATTCGGACAAAGACATGCTCAACCGGGGATACATTACCCTTACACCCCTGCGCTTTGATTTTACCGATCAGGCTGGCCTGAACGCGCTGGCAGGCATGAAGCTCGGCTAGCGCGCACTGCCCCAAGGCCTTCGGCAACCTGCCGGAAACATAAGGGATCAGCCGAACCCTCTTGACGCCGCCGCCACATGTGGGCTACAGGCGCGCTCGGGCATACAAAATATGTTTTGCGTTTGCCCGGGCACTGCGCCCGCCGGAAGAACTGCAAAGTAAGCCCGTTTCCCGCGCGGCAGGCATTCCCCTTTACGGGGAATTGGTGTATGTGCAGACTTGTCATTTCCGGGCGACTTATGCTTTTTTGACCGTCCTTAATGCCAGACCCCTCTGGAGGAAATCATGCCTCTTATCAATCCCAAAGAAATGTTCGCTGCCGCCTATGCTGGCGGGTATGCCATTGGCGCGTTCAACGTCAACAACATGGAAATCATCCAGGGCATCATGAGCGCGGCCTCCGAGGAAAAATCGCCGGTCATCCTTCAGGTGTCTTCGGGCGCGCGCAAGTATGCCGGGCAGATATACATCATGAAGCTTGTGGAAGCGGCGCTTGCGCTTGACCCTTCTATTCCCGTGGTGGTGCACCTCGACCACGGCCCCAGTTTTGAAATGTGCCGCGACTGCATTGACGGCGGCTTCACTTCGGTCATGATTGATGGTTCGCACCTGTCGTTTGAAGAGAACATAGCCCTGACCAAGCAGGTGGTGGACTATGCCCACCCCCGGGGCGTATGGGTTGAGGCCGAGCTGGGCAAGCTGGCTGGCATTGAGGAACATGTGCAGTCTGCCGAACACGTCTACACCGACCCCGATGAAGCCGTGGAATTTGTAAACCGCACGGGCTGCGATTCGCTGGCCGTTGCCATCGGCACAAGCCACGGCGCGTACAAATTCAAGGGCGAAGCCAAGCTTGATTTTGACCGTCTGGCCCGCATTGGCGACAAGCTGCCGAATTACCCCCTGGTGCTGCACGGCGCGTCCAGCGTACCGCAGGAATTTGTAAGCCAGTGCAACCAGTATGGCGGCCAGGTTGGCGGAGCCAAGGGCGTACCCGAAGACATGCTGCGCAAGGCTGCGGGCATGAACGTGTGCAAAATCAATGTGGATACGGACATCCGCCTGGCCGTCACCGCATCCATCCGTCAGTATCTTGCCGAACACCCCGACCAGTTTGACCCGCGCGCCTATCTCACCCCCGCTCGCGATGCCGTCAAAAACATGGTGGCCCACAAGATCCGCAATGTCATGGGATCTTCAAATAAAGCCTAATCCCTACGCCCCAAGGAGCGCGAATCATGCCCGTGAAAGTTGGAATGAACGGCTTTGGCCGCATTGGTCGGTATCTGCTGCGTCTTATGGCCGACGACAAAGAGATTCAGATCGCCGCCATCAACGCCCGTGCGGACAACGCCGCGCTGGCCTATCTTTTCAAGTATGATTCCACTTACGGAACCTTTCAGGGCACTGTTGATCACGATGAAAACGGCATCATCGTCAATGGCCGCCATATCACCGTTACCCGCTGCAAGGCTGGCGAATGGGAATGGGAACGCCTTGGCGTAACCCTGGCCGTGGAAACCACTGGCACCATCAAGGACAGGGAAGGCCTTGCCCAGCACCTGGCATGTGGCGCGAAAAAGGTTGTGATCTCCGCCCCCGGCAAGGATGTGGACGCCATGATTGTTATGGGCGTGAACCACGGCACTTATGATGGCGCAAAGCACAGCGTCATTTCTGCCGCGTCCTGCACCACAAACTGCCTGGCTCCTGCGGTCAAGGTGCTGCACGAAACCTTTGGCTTCCGCCATGGCCTCATGACCACCATCCACTCCTACACCATGAGCCAGC is a genomic window of uncultured Desulfovibrio sp. containing:
- a CDS encoding histone deacetylase, whose translation is MTEKTLPPMVAARSLGVVFFPAFDWAISATHPEREERLLYTRDQLLEEGLFDIPGITEYRPAFATHAQLERAHFCLPSAAAVSTDSHLASAGGAIRAARLVFEGREQRAFALVRPPGHHAMRVVHGNRGFCNINNEAVMVEYIRDHYPRPDGRPLRIAIVDTDVHHGDGSQDIFWNDPHTLFISLHQDGRTLYPGSGFPQECGGPGALGRTINIPLPPETSDEGYLYAIEHAVLPILEDFKPDLIINSAGQDNHFTDPLANMKLSAQGYAALNAALQPHIAVLEGGYSIRGALPYVNLGICLALAGLDAADIREPGWTPEATRQRPQVGEYIARLCGQIRDVYFHPPAQPTEGEEENGWWVRRKHIFYDTDNLREGQTEAWRLCSDCSGLGRIETASERVPRSLCILVPRHACPQCRSQGLELAAQARKSGRYAHVRLLDGDAADPGPAAKSEK
- the tmk gene encoding dTMP kinase, which encodes MFISFEGIEGAGKSTAINYLAGFLQENGHDPLCTREPGGCALGRSLRSILLDARTRELSSRAELFLFLADRAQHVAEIIRPALEAGQTVLCDRYTDSTLAYQGHGRGLDTEYLQRLNQAATGGLQPELTLLLDLPVRCGLMRAGERNRLEGLVVSEGRFDAESLDFHERVRQGYRVLAEEEPERFAIIDASQPPEDVVLQCRSAIESHLRQRGWGLE
- a CDS encoding 3'-5' exoribonuclease YhaM family protein; translation: MEKGCYVKEIGPASEARGIFVVTQAAQGQSRNGPYWRLTLADASGSLEAKIWHPLSAEFSEIAAGTLVWAEGRAGLYRDQVQLTVEQMRFLSDEECAAVDHAALMPASPFPLDEMLDELLDLIKKEFVHAPWRKLVQGFFNNDEMRAAFRVCPAAKGVHHAYVGGLLEHTLSVFKLCRRIADHYPELDRQTFLAGALFHDIGKLREFSGGIANDYTDEGRLLGHLMLGIEMLEPYLAKSGLEEPLQRHLKHLILSHHGELEFGAVRVPHTPEAMALHYADNLDAKMAQCRGLFAQIEGEGEAWTPWQATLGRPVHRAARTPDKAAPATRKKAVKEECLSLLKV
- the surE gene encoding 5'/3'-nucleotidase SurE, encoding MDVLLTNDDGIRARGLRALYAALLEAGHTVHVVAPMTQQSGVGHSLTVFEPVRAMDFEEPNFKGLGIYGTPTDCVKLALGQLLPKKPDMVISGINAGPNVGPDILYSGTVGAATEAAHEDLPSIAVSHDCYKVKNGDLLPQARHLVALAERIDWSQLGRRRVVNVNYPACPLDEVKGLRVCPQTSAVWVNTYSERLDPRGAPYWWLEGEIPAETIEPDSDKDMLNRGYITLTPLRFDFTDQAGLNALAGMKLG
- the fba gene encoding class II fructose-1,6-bisphosphate aldolase; protein product: MPLINPKEMFAAAYAGGYAIGAFNVNNMEIIQGIMSAASEEKSPVILQVSSGARKYAGQIYIMKLVEAALALDPSIPVVVHLDHGPSFEMCRDCIDGGFTSVMIDGSHLSFEENIALTKQVVDYAHPRGVWVEAELGKLAGIEEHVQSAEHVYTDPDEAVEFVNRTGCDSLAVAIGTSHGAYKFKGEAKLDFDRLARIGDKLPNYPLVLHGASSVPQEFVSQCNQYGGQVGGAKGVPEDMLRKAAGMNVCKINVDTDIRLAVTASIRQYLAEHPDQFDPRAYLTPARDAVKNMVAHKIRNVMGSSNKA
- the gap gene encoding type I glyceraldehyde-3-phosphate dehydrogenase encodes the protein MPVKVGMNGFGRIGRYLLRLMADDKEIQIAAINARADNAALAYLFKYDSTYGTFQGTVDHDENGIIVNGRHITVTRCKAGEWEWERLGVTLAVETTGTIKDREGLAQHLACGAKKVVISAPGKDVDAMIVMGVNHGTYDGAKHSVISAASCTTNCLAPAVKVLHETFGFRHGLMTTIHSYTMSQRILDGTHKDWRRGRAAAVSMVPSSTGAAKAVGQVMPELEGKLNGMSVRIPTFDCSLVDLTCEVEKACDAAAVNAALQAASKGALAENMGYSEEPLVSIDYKGSTFGGVVDALSTQVLDGTMVKLLIWYDNESGFTNQLLRLLRMVGKDC